The proteins below come from a single Crossiella sp. CA-258035 genomic window:
- a CDS encoding alpha/beta fold hydrolase, whose product MKREIPLYTLDGVRDAVVSTHPFTTEDGLGLSLLRFHRGESQDVVLLIPGLTQSSDMFIMPEHRNLVSYLLDNGYGDVWSLDSRLSNRHKYNHGMHRYTLDDVAHWDNAEAVRTVRKAIGPDRRLHVISHCLGAVSFLMGLFGGVIDGVTSVVANSVGLTPTLPAYAAAKIAVEPSLLEYVAGFEYFDPNWGDAPRFTRAWLLSKVISMVHRECDVSACHVLSHLWGAGWPAMYRHENLLEVTHRRLGDLCGGTGMNYYRHVRKMNLAGRAVKFDPKDERHEELPNDYLGNAAMVDVPILLTTGDTNKVFGDSNEICYRRLEKMAPGRHEFRILPGYGHLDPFIGEHADMDVFPHLLDFIKRQAG is encoded by the coding sequence ATGAAACGCGAGATCCCGCTGTACACGCTCGACGGCGTGCGCGACGCGGTCGTGTCCACGCACCCGTTCACCACCGAAGACGGCCTCGGCCTCAGCCTGCTGCGCTTCCACCGCGGCGAGAGCCAGGACGTCGTGCTGCTCATTCCCGGGCTGACCCAGTCCAGCGACATGTTCATCATGCCGGAGCACCGCAACCTGGTCAGCTACCTGCTGGACAACGGTTACGGCGACGTGTGGTCGCTGGACAGCCGGCTGAGCAACCGGCACAAGTACAACCACGGCATGCACCGCTACACCCTCGACGACGTGGCGCACTGGGACAACGCCGAGGCGGTGCGCACCGTCCGCAAGGCGATCGGCCCGGACCGCAGGCTGCACGTGATCTCGCACTGCCTCGGCGCGGTCTCCTTCCTGATGGGCCTGTTCGGTGGCGTGATCGACGGCGTCACCAGCGTGGTCGCCAACAGCGTCGGCCTCACCCCGACCCTGCCCGCCTACGCCGCGGCCAAGATCGCGGTGGAGCCGAGCCTGCTGGAGTACGTGGCCGGCTTCGAGTACTTCGACCCGAACTGGGGCGACGCACCCCGGTTCACCAGGGCCTGGCTGCTGTCCAAGGTCATCTCCATGGTGCACCGCGAGTGCGACGTCTCCGCCTGCCACGTGCTCAGCCACCTGTGGGGCGCGGGCTGGCCCGCGATGTACCGGCACGAGAACCTGCTGGAGGTCACCCACCGCAGGCTCGGCGACCTGTGCGGCGGCACCGGCATGAACTACTACCGGCACGTGCGCAAGATGAACCTGGCCGGGCGCGCGGTGAAGTTCGACCCCAAGGACGAGCGGCACGAGGAGCTGCCCAACGACTACCTGGGCAACGCGGCCATGGTGGACGTGCCGATCCTGCTGACCACCGGCGACACCAACAAGGTCTTCGGCGACTCCAACGAGATCTGCTACCGCAGGCTGGAGAAGATGGCGCCCGGCAGGCACGAGTTCCGCATCCTGCCCGGCTACGGCCACCTGGACCCGTTCATCGGCGAGCACGCCGACATGGACGTCTTCCCGCACCTGCTCGACTTCATCAAGCGGCAGGCCGGTTGA